The nucleotide sequence TAAGGGCGGTTGGCAACAATCATTTGCACCAGGGTGCGAAAAATGTAGGGGCGACGCACGCGTCGCCCCTATGTGCAGCAGGAGATTTTTATCCCCTCTTTCTGTTGAACGTGCATTATTACAGCGATTCCAGGTTTCCAATTCACTCGAGCATGAGCGGAACCAGTTCCTCCAGCGGTATCGTGAACAATGATTTGTCCACGCTGAAAATCAGCGGGCTCTCGTCCGCTGCCGGCTCCGGGGCCGGGAACATGAACGGCGGCACCCGGTTGGCCAGCAGGGTGTTGAGATACAGGTCATAGACCCCGATTTCCCTGTCCCTGATCGAGACCAGATAGCGGCAGCCCGGGTAGGCCTGCTCCGGAAACAGTTCCTGGAAGCGGCTGCTGCGGTAACCGTCCGGAGGGTCTGCTTCCGAAAAAGTGAGGTCGCCGTCCAGGCGGAAGCAGTACTTTTCTCCGCGGTCCCACACGGTGGCTCCCTCAAGCTCCAGAATTACCCCGCCATCCTCCGGCGGCGTGTCCGCAGGCCGTAGGACAGCAAACTGCCGCCAGCGGTCCAGCCAGTCCCGCCAGGATTTGTTAGCGGGCAAGTCCGCGGGATCGATCACCCAATCAGCGGTGTCCCGGTCCGGGCGGCTGTAGCGGCGGTAGAGCGCGAGGACAGAATCCAGCCCGAGTGTCTCCAGCAGGAAGCGGACATAAATTCCCGAGGCCGGATAGCTGAAACTGACCGCTTCCTCGAGGTAAGCCCGCTCGCTGCACAGCGAGTCGAGTTCCACCAGCGATGAGCGGAGCAGGAAACAGCCGACATCGAGTATAACCGGGGCATCCCGGCCGCCGCGGCCGCCCAGGGCCACAGCCAGGCCCTCGCGCAGCAGGGGATGGGTCACCGGCCGGACAGAGNNNNNNNNNNAGAGCCCAGCTTGAGCAAGGCCAGCAGGTGGACCACTTCGTGGTAGTGGGCGCTGTAGGAGGTGACCACGTAGTCGTGGCTGACAACGCCCATCCCCCTGATCCGGTAGCCGGTAAGCTGCTCGATCGATTCGGGGTTCCGGCAGAGGACATAGACTATTTTTTCCCGTTCCAGCAGCTCCAGCTTTTCCGCTGGCAGCTCCAGCAGCGCGGCCGCCTCCAGCACGAACTCGTCCAGCGCCGTAGCGGCGGCAGGATGGAACGTGGACGGGTCCTCGATCAGGATCGTAAAGAACCGGCTGTCGTGGCGCTGGAAATCCCGACTGAAATAGCGCACCGGCGTGACAAAATAGCCATCCCTGAAATAAAACGCCCGCTCTGTAGAGTACTCTCGAACGCGGAAATGCGCCACCGCCCAGCCGTCAGCCTCATCGATCACCTCCACGCTCCAGGCGGCGTCCGAAAGCTGCACCAGCCGCTTGATTTCCGGATCCAGGTCATAGCCCAGCATGAACTTGTGCCGCACTCCCTCGTACCCGATCCCGAACCGGCGGGACAGGGCCAGTTCCTCGGGATGGTGGAATACCGGCAGGCTGTCGCTGTCCTCGGCCAGGGCATGGATAAACGCTTCCGCCCGCTCGACACTCAGGGCGGTAGCCTGGGACCAGGTTAAGGTCAGAAGTAATAAAAAAGCAGCTTTCATAACAGGTCGGGCCAACCAAGGTTTTGTTTGCAAAAAATTTTGTTGGCAAAAAAATCACATCAGGCTTAACGGGTCGCGATCCAGAGTCAGCCGGCAGTTGCCTTTCGAGGGCGGCCTGGCGTTACGGGAAATCCAGGAGCCGATAGTGCCGATCGGCGCGGAGTCTTCGCTTTTCAGGATCAGATGGTACCGGTAGCGGCCGCGAAGTTTTTCCAGCGGGCAGGGCGCCGGGCCCAGAACAGTGATTTTCTCTTTTATGGACCGTTTACCTAAGTACCCCAAAAGTTGCTCCGCAGTCCGGTCGGCAAAAAATTTCACCGTCGGCTCATCGCGGCCGGAGATGATAACGTTGAGCAGGCTGACGAACGGTGGGTAACCGGCCTCCCTGCGCAGCGCCAGTTCCTGGCTGGCGAACGAGCGGTAGTCGTGGTCGACGGCGCAGCGGACAGCGGGGTGCGAGGGATTGTAGGTCTGGATCACGACCTCGCCGCCCTGCTCGCCCCGCCCGGTGCGGCCGGCCACCTGGGCCAGCAGGCCGAACGTGCGCTCGGTGGCGCGAAAATCCGGCAGGTTCATCGCGGTATCCGCGTTGACCACTCCGACCAGCAGCACGTTGGGGAAATCCAGTCCCTTGGCGATCATCTGCGTGCCGACCAGGATGTCGGTCTCGCCGCGACGGAGTCGTTCGAGAATCTCGTGATGCGACCACTTGCCGCCGGTGGTATCCATGTCCATCCTGTCGATAGTCAGCTCGCTGAAGTGCTTCTGCAGCAGGCTTTCCACCTGCTCCGTGCCCATGCCCATCATCACCAGCTGCTCCGACTCGCAGGCCGGGCATCGCTGCGCTATCCGGCTCTGGTGGTCGCAGTAATGGCAGACCAGGCGGTTCAGCCGGCGGTGGACGGTCAGGGAGATTCGGCAGTGCGGGCAGCCCACCACCTCGCCGCAGTCCTCGCAGAGCACGAACGAGTGGAAACCGCGGCGGTTCAGCAGCAGCAGGACCTGTCCTCCGCTCTCCACCGCCCAGCCGATCTCGGTCAGCAGCTTGTCGCCAACGATGTGGCTGCCGTCTTTCGCGTAGCCCCGGCGGAGATCGGAGATACTGACCTCGGGCAGCGGCAGGCCCTTGACCCGTTCGGGCAGTTCGTGAAGCGTGTAGTCGCCGTCACGGGTGCGCTGGAAACTTTCGAGGCTGGGGGTTGCCGAACCGAGTAGGACTGTCCCGCCGGCGCGCCGCATCCGCGCGATCGCCACCTCGCGGGCGTGGTAGCGCGGCGTGGTGTCCTGCTTGTAGGTGTGCTCCTGTTCCTCGTCGATTACGATCAGGCCCAGGTTGTCGAACGGGGCGAACACGGCCGAGCGCGGCCCCACAGCCACCTGGTAGTGCCCGCTGCGGATCTGGCGCCAGATATCGTAGCGCTCGCCCTCGCTCAGCCCGCTGTGCAGCACGGC is from Candidatus Glassbacteria bacterium and encodes:
- the priA gene encoding primosomal protein N', whose protein sequence is MTQSVQKYRTADVVYPIPGGGPYTYLLPDGFEGELAAGCRVVGSLGRRVLTGVVTETGTVPPAGVRLKKLSAVIDERPLVPSELLELARWIGEYYLCEPGEALRAVVPGIFLRVGDRMVRMLVDEIPLLNNFTRFQIKLLQLLEDRRERQLLESALARRLKVKSLGPGLAELAGAGIVKVTDHLPILPRERSRTMVKATENITSQEAEKLLARSPRQRECLEYLKGMNAPVELSLLSRLNFSSAVVGALAARDLVDKYEVYDPRDPFRTVDFPDYQLPQPSAGQLKVIDTILRGADSHGVHLLHGVTGSGKTLVYMELLRPLLKQGKQAIILVPEIALTPQTTGRFRAVFGGQVAVLHSGLSEGERYDIWRQIRSGHYQVAVGPRSAVFAPFDNLGLIVIDEEQEHTYKQDTTPRYHAREVAIARMRRAGGTVLLGSATPSLESFQRTRDGDYTLHELPERVKGLPLPEVSISDLRRGYAKDGSHIVGDKLLTEIGWAVESGGQVLLLLNRRGFHSFVLCEDCGEVVGCPHCRISLTVHRRLNRLVCHYCDHQSRIAQRCPACESEQLVMMGMGTEQVESLLQKHFSELTIDRMDMDTTGGKWSHHEILERLRRGETDILVGTQMIAKGLDFPNVLLVGVVNADTAMNLPDFRATERTFGLLAQVAGRTGRGEQGGEVVIQTYNPSHPAVRCAVDHDYRSFASQELALRREAGYPPFVSLLNVIISGRDEPTVKFFADRTAEQLLGYLGKRSIKEKITVLGPAPCPLEKLRGRYRYHLILKSEDSAPIGTIGSWISRNARPPSKGNCRLTLDRDPLSLM